One segment of Salvia splendens isolate huo1 chromosome 20, SspV2, whole genome shotgun sequence DNA contains the following:
- the LOC121781380 gene encoding GRAS family protein RAM1-like, whose amino-acid sequence MLEMDIMDHEDFLTLKLSLTPGHDREGKRKRTRTPSSAHEVPEEGKVFALLQTRETMLKTDHKKRSNGGEGLHLIHSLLVAAASVNENHAASALENLAELYRSVSLRGDSVQRVAAYFADALLAHLLTRKSPFYDAIMKGPSPEEEFLAFTSLYKVSPFYQFAHFTANQAIIEAFEREGSRALHVLDFDVSYGFQWPSLMQSLSENATATNKISLKLTAFGRNMEEIQETESRLVSFAKGFPNLIFEFHGLVRGSKNAKVRTRKNETIAINLVFHLTSLKTLSKISETLSYVYSLNPSIVVLVEHEGKCSSNKFLSRFIESLHQFAAMFDSLDDCLPLESGERLSIERDHLGREIRSAINYDRDDGESCPRFEKMETWNGRMERRGFVGVEQSCRAVMQAKLLLKIRSHCCPVKYDGENGGFRVFERENGKAISLGWQDRILITASSWCSGV is encoded by the coding sequence ATGTTGGAGATGGATATCATGGACCATGAGGACTTCTTGACCCTCAAACTCTCCCTAACCCCGGGCCACGACCGCGAGGGAAAGAGGAAAAGGACCAGAACCCCGAGCTCGGCCCATGAAGTCCCCGAGGAGGGCAAGGTCTTCGCCCTCCTCCAAACGAGGGAGACAATGCTAAAGACGGATCACAAGAAGAGATCAAACGGAGGTGAAGGTCTCCATTTGATCCACTCGCTCCTCGTAGCTGCCGCCTCTGTGAACGAAAACCACGCCGCCTCGGCCCTCGAGAATCTCGCCGAACTCTACCGTTCCGTCTCCCTGAGAGGCGACTCTGTCCAAAGAGTCGCGGCCTACTTCGCCGACGCCCTCCTCGCCCATCTCCTCACCCGGAAATCGCCCTTCTACGACGCCATCATGAAGGGCCCCTCGCCCGAGGAGGAGTTCTTGGCGTTCACGTCCCTCTACAAGGTTTCACCGTTCTACCAATTTGCTCACTTCACGGCCAACCAAGCCATCATCGAAGCGTTCGAGAGAGAGGGCAGTAGGGCTCTCCACGTGCTCGATTTCGACGTCTCCTACGGCTTCCAGTGGCCCTCCCTCATGCAGTCCCTGTCAGAAAACGCCACCGCAACAAACAAGATCTCTCTAAAGCTCACTGCCTTCGGTAGGAACAtggaagaaattcaagaaactGAATCGAGATTGGTGAGCTTCGCAAAAGGCTTCCCCAATCTCATTTTCGAGTTCCATGGCCTTGTTCGAGGATCCAAGAACGCGAAGGTGAGGACGAGGAAGAACGAGACAATCGCTATCAACTTAGTATTCCATCTCACTTCACTCAAAACCCTCTCCAAAATCTCCGAAACTCTATCCTACGTCTACTCTCTTAACCCCTCGATCGTCGTTCTAGTCGAGCACGAAGGCAAGTGCAGCAGCAACAAGTTCTTGTCTAGATTCATAGAGTCACTGCATCAATTCGCAGCCATGTTCGATTCACTAGATGACTGCCTTCCATTAGAGAGTGGTGAGAGGCTGAGCATTGAGAGGGATCATCTAGGGAGGGAGATTAGGAGTGCGATAAACTACGATAGAGACGACGGCGAGAGCTGTCCGAGGTTTGAGAAGATGGAGACGTGGAATGGGAGGATGGAGAGAAGGGGGTTTGTGGGAGTTGAGCAGAGCTGCAGGGCTGTGATGCAAGCAAAGTTGCTACTGAAAATCAGAAGTCATTGTTGCCCTGTAAAATATGATGGAGAAAATGGTGGTTTTAGAGTTTTTGAGAGAGAGAACGGCAAAGCTATATCTCTAGGATGGCAAGATAGGATTCTTATTACAGCCTCCTCTTGGTGTTCTGGTGTATGA
- the LOC121780614 gene encoding probable phosphopantothenoylcysteine decarboxylase, with protein sequence MAHVEPENADMNLYQVNNFVRRPHILLAASGSVASIKFANLCHCFSEWAEVKAVATQASLHFVDRVALPKDVDLYTDEDEWSSWKKIGDNVLHIELRKWADIMVIAPLSANTLAKIAGGLCDNLLTCIVRAWDYNKPMFVAPAMNTLMWDNPFTERHLMGIDDLGISLIPPVKKRLACGDYGNGAMAEPSLIYSNVRLFYESREQSGGSNV encoded by the exons ATGGCACACGTAGAACCTGAGAATGCAGACATGAATCTGTATCAAGTAAATAATTTTGTGAGGAGACCTCATATCCTGCTTGCTGCCAGTGGAAGTGTCGCTTCAATAAAGTTTGCTAATCTTTGTCATTGTTTCTCCGAGTGGGCGGAAGTGAAAGCTGTTGCTACCCAGGCGTCTCTCCATTTCGTTGACAGGGTAGCTCTTCCCAAAGATGTAGATCTTTACACTGATGAGGATGAATGGTCGAGTTGGAAAAAGATAGGCGATAATGTGCTCCATATTGAGTTGCGTAAGTGGGCTGATATCATGGTCATCGCACCTTTGTCTGCCAATACACTTGCCAAG ATAGCTGGAGGTTTATGTGACAACTTGTTGACCTGCATTGTCCGGGCATGGGACTACAATAAGCCAATGTTCGTAGCGCCAGCCATGAACACCCTCATGTGGGACAACCCTTTCACTGAACGCCATCTCATGGGGATAGACGATCTTGGTATCTCACTCATCCCCCCGGTGAAGAAGCGGCTGGCCTGTGGAGACTATGGCAACGGCGCAATGGCTGAGCCTTCCCTTATTTACTCCAATGTAAGACTTTTCTATGAGTCTCGAGAACAATCAGGTGGTAGCAATGTTTAG